Proteins from a single region of Numenius arquata chromosome Z, bNumArq3.hap1.1, whole genome shotgun sequence:
- the LOC141477377 gene encoding uncharacterized protein — translation MLLRSGRIKPYEVSLHERQSVKRQSLPRTVKTTSGNSVFSLRQTLKCYILTEDSKTVHFDIDEDGHHEICTKDSQSHEDIAWLSVFTRNEAAVTDSKNLVILTQRSKLNEFVLLCKGKKQLSLKVLKTSCSEPDYPSVERCNMKTCKHEDPDFKQLSEDNHFFIMHYQGDSVQFQCYEDTSYYLCVNDDSLDIRKRENEEPNEDKNFYFRVSYLQEK, via the exons ATGCTGCTCCGCTCAGGCCGCATAAAGCCCTATGAAGTGTCTCTCCATGAAAGGCAGTCTGTTAAGAGGCAATCTCTGCCGAGAACTGTGAAAACAACTTCTGGAAACTCAG TGTTTAGTCTACGACAAACACTGAAATGCTATATACTGACTGAAGATTCAAAAACAGTACATTTTGACATAGATGAAGATGGTCATCATGAAATATGCACCAAGGATTCACAATCCCATGAAG ataTTGCGTGGTTAAGTGTGTTCACAAGGAATGAAGCAGCAGTTACTG ATTCTAAAAATTTGGTGATCCTCACACAGAGATCAAAGCTTAATGAATTTGTCCTGTTGTGCAAGGGTAAGAAGCAACTGTCTCTGAAG GTCTTAAAAACATCCTGTTCAGAGCCAGATTATCCTTCAGTGGAAAGATGCAACATGAAAACATGCAAGCATGAAGATCCTGACTTCAAACAG CTGAGTGAAGATAATCACTTTTTCATCATGCATTACCAAGGAGATTCAGTGCAGTTCCAGTGCTATGAAGATACAAGTTACTACCTGTGTGTGAATGACGACTCACTTGATATTCGCAAGCGGGAAAATGAAGAACCCAATGAGGACAAAAATTTTTACTTTAGGGTGTCATATTTACAGGAAAAGTAA